CATAAACCGCAATATACTTTTGAACGATATACAACACTATACCAGCTGTATGAAGCCTGGAGCACTACTTTTTATGAGCGGGTTCTACACACAGGACATTCCCGCCATCGAAGACGAATGCAAACGAAACGGATTGAATCTCATCTCCCATACAGAAAAAAACAACTGGGTGGCAGTCAAAACGCAGAAACAGTAACTTTATTTAACATTAAAAGTTAATGCTGAAGTAAACTATCATCCAAAGAAAAGCGTTACTTTAGTAGACACATTTAAATGTAAGAGTTATGAAAAATGTAGATTCTAAATTATTACTAGGTTTGGTAGTTGGAGCTGCAGTAGGTGCAGCAGTCGGATATCTGGCAGCTACCGATAAGAGAGAACAGTTACTGGAAGAATTGAACGGTGTAGTTGGAAAAGTAAAAGAAGGCTTTAATTCCGCTCTC
This is a stretch of genomic DNA from Parabacteroides chongii. It encodes these proteins:
- a CDS encoding YtxH domain-containing protein translates to MKNVDSKLLLGLVVGAAVGAAVGYLAATDKREQLLEELNGVVGKVKEGFNSALAKYKEGKTEVVKATEEIVAE